One genomic window of Odocoileus virginianus isolate 20LAN1187 ecotype Illinois chromosome 8, Ovbor_1.2, whole genome shotgun sequence includes the following:
- the C8H13orf42 gene encoding uncharacterized protein C13orf42 homolog, translated as MLRKLHSILHSGQHRKAEVAESPHYHSPSPAVRLIRTSSVYVVGDHGEKFSESLKKYRSAGSMDTSLYYLQREGDRAWMLSRTQDCLHYLQELLALRKKYLSSLNDLKPSRAPGVSSTSSKSSRAVKKSAAKEMKKPTPKQYSQFSADVAEAIAFFDSIIAELDTEKRPRAAEVDLQNEDVDFDVATSSRGHSLHSNWILRAPRRRSEDVAGHTTAGQFRRSTERRTISTQRRLERHPIYLPKAVEGAFSTLKFKPKACKNDLGSSRQILFNFSGEDMDWDSELFALEPPASPGEDQYETENPRGQWLLRERLWERTVP; from the exons ATGCTCAGAAAGCTCCACTCCATCCTTCACTCCGGCCAGCACAGGAAGGCAGAGGTGGCAGAAAGCCCTCACTACCACAGCCCCAGCCCCGCCGTCAGGCTGATCCGCACCAGCTCCGTGTACGTGGTCGGGGACCACGGCGAGAAGTTCAGCGAGTCCTTAAAGAAATACCGGAGCGCCGGCAGCATGGACACCAGCCTGTACTACCTGCAGCGGGAGGGGGACCGCGCGTGGATGCTCTCGCGCACCCAGGACTGCCTGCACTACTTACAGGAGCTGCTGGCCTTGCGCAAGAAGTACCTTAGCAGCCTCAACGACCTGAAGCCCAGCCGCGCCCCGGGCGTCTCCTCCACCTCCTCGAAATCCTCCAGGGCCGTAAAGAAGTCCGCCGCCAAAGAAATGAAG AAACCCACCCCCAAGCAGTACTCCCAGTTCAGCGCGGACGTGGCGGAGGCCATCGCCTTCTTTGACTCCATCATCGCAGAGCTGGATACGGAGAAGCGGCCGCGGGCTGCGGAGGTGGACCTGCAGAATGAAGACGTGGACTTCGATG TGGCCACCAGTTCCCGGGGGCATAGCCTGCACTCCAACTGGATCCTCAGGGCGCCCCGACGGCGCTCCGAGGACGTCGCGGGGCACACGACGGCCGGCCAGTTCCGGAGGAGCACGGAGCGCCGGACCATCAGCACGCAGAGGAGACTCGAGAGGCACCCCATTTACTTGCCCAAGGCTGTGGAAGGGGCCTTCAGCACTTTGAAATTTAAGCCCAAAGCCTGCAAAAACGA CCTTGGGAGCTCCAGACAGATCCTCTTCAACTTCTCGGGAGAAGATATGGACTGGGACTCGGAGCTCTTTGCGCTGGAGCCCCCGGCGTCCCCCGGGGAGGACCAGTATGAGACGGAGAACCCCCGAGGGCAGTGGCTGCTTCGGGAGCGACTCTGGGAGCGGACGGTGCCCTGA